A window of the Helianthus annuus cultivar XRQ/B chromosome 4, HanXRQr2.0-SUNRISE, whole genome shotgun sequence genome harbors these coding sequences:
- the LOC110913840 gene encoding structural maintenance of chromosomes protein 1, whose amino-acid sequence MPSMASQGKIHQIELENFKSYKGHQIIGPFYDFTAIIGPNGSGKSNLMDAISFVLGVRTGQLRGGQLKDLIYAFDDREKEQRGRRAYVKLVYRLENGSELLFTRTITSAGGSEYRVDDRVVNWDEYSNRLKSLGILVKARNFLVFQGDVESVASKNPRELTVLLEQISGSDEDKRLYEELEEKKGAAEEKATLAYQKKKTIVMERKQKKEQKEEAERHMRLQEELKAKKKEHFLWQLFNIENDVEKANEEIEAEQRSLQEIISELDGYENESRKKEKELAKYKKEIDKREKKITEKKSKIDKNQPELLKLKEEKTRLNAKLKNTGKELDKRREEKKKHMVEIKKLENDLADLTKQLDDLQTKGKSEGGKLHLADDQLKAYNGIKEEAGMKTTKLKDEKEVHDREQLADVEAQKNLEENLQQLESRKQELESQQKQMQSRLKKIIEAVGKHNEELKRLRREQNDTRKKLGDSKEKYEMLRAKISELENQLRELKADKLENDRDAKLSQAVEALRRLFPGVHGRMTELCRPTQKKYNLAVTVAMGRFMDAIVVDNEQTGKECIKYLKDQRLPPLTFIPLHSVRVKPVIEKLRTLGGTAKLIFDVIQFDPILDKAILFAVGNTLVCDDLDEAKHLSWTGERFKVVTVDGILLTKAGTMTGGTSGGMEARSHKWDDKKIEGLKKKKEGLEAELQELGSIRELQLKESEASGKISGLEKKIQYAEIEKKNMEEKLSKLAMEYSAIKNEIGYIEPQLLTIKDNVMSRERKILSLEKRINEIIDKIYKRFSESVGVDNIREYEENLLAAAQELADERLSLSNQMSKLKYQLEYEKKRDMGARIAKLESSQIELKNALAEVDEREKELKSTIETATEEIDTMREEVQEWKSQLEACEKEIKEWKLKISAATTNITKHKNKIDTKENLITQLNSKKQDILEKCELEQISLPTVADAMDVDSASGPVYDFDQLNRSLRHNMRPAEKEKLEAEFKQKIGSLISEIDRTAPNLKALDQYAALQEKEREASKEFEEAREEENQIRKQFEAVRARRLTCFMDAFNHISGNIDKIYKELTTSQTHPLGGTAYLNLENIDEPFLHGIKYSTMPPTKRFRDMELLSGGEKTVAALALLFSIHSYKPSPFFILDEVDAALDNLNVAKVARFIRSKSCGGGGQDVLEGNAFQSIVISLKDTFYDKAEALVGVYRDSEKSCSRTLTFDLNQFREA is encoded by the exons ATGCCATCCATGGCTTCACAGGGCAAAATCCACCAAATCGAACTCGAGAACTTCAAATCCTATAAAGGTCACCAAATCATCGGTCCATTTTACGACTTCACCGCCATTATTGGCCCCAACGGTTCCGGAAAATCTAACCTAATGGACGCTATTAGCTTTGTTCTCGGTGTTCGGACCGGTCAACTCAGAGGCGGTCAGTTGAAGGACCTGATTTACGCTTTTGATGACCGTGAGAAGGAGCAGAGAGGCCGTAGGGCTTATGTTAAGTTGGTTTATCGGCTTGAGAACGGTTCGGAGTTGTTGTTTACTCGTACGATTACGAGTGCTGGTGGAAGTGAGTACCGTGTTGATGATAGGGTTGTGAATTGGGATGAGTATAGTAACAGGTTGAAGTCGCTTGGGATTCTTGTTAAGGCCAGGAATTTTCTCGTTTTTCAG GGTGACGTGGAGTCTGTTGCATCTAAAAACCCTAGAGAACTCACCGTGCTTCTTGAGCAAATATCTGGGTCTGATGAAGATAAGAGATTGTACGAAGAATTGGAAGAAAAAAAAGGAGCAGCTGAGGAAAAAGCCACGCTTGCTTATCAGAAAAAGAAGACCATTGTCATGGAGAGAAAGCAGAAAAAGGAGCAGAAAGAAGAAGCAGAGAGGCATATGCGCCTGCAAGAGGAGTTG AAAGCAAAAAAGAAGGAACACTTTTTGTGGCAGTTGTTTAATATAGAAAATGATGTTGAGAAGGCGAATGAAGAGATTGAAGCTGAACAGAGAAGTCTTCAGGAAATTATTAGTGAATTGGATGGTTACGAGAATGAATCACGCAAAAAAGAGAAGGAGCTAGCCAAATATAAAAAAGAAATCGATAAACGTGAAAAGAAGATCACAGAGAAGAAAAGTAAAATTGATAAAAAT caaccAGAGCTTCTGAAACTGAAGGAGGAGAAAACGCGTTTAAATGCAAAACTTAAAAACACTGGGAAAGAGCTTGACAAAAGaagagaagagaagaagaagCACATGGTTGAAATAAAAAAACTTGAGAATGACTTAGCGGACCTTACAAAGCAACTTGATGACTTACAGACAAAAGGTAAATCTGAAGGGGGGAAGCTTCACTTAGCCGATGATcagttaaaagcatataacggcAT TAAAGAAGAAGCTGGTATGAAGACTACGAAGTTAAAGGATGAGAAAGAGGTTCACGACAGGGAACAGCTTGCTGACGTGGAAGCTCAAAAGAATCTGGAAGAGAATCTCCAGCAGCTGGAGAGCAGGAAACAAGAACTTGAGTCGCAACAAAAACAAATGCAAAGTAGACTCAAGAAGATCATCGAGGCCGTTGGAAAACATAACGAAGAGCTCAAGCGCCTCAGAAGAGAACAGAACGACACGAGGAAGAAACTTGGAGACTCAAA AGAAAAATATGAGATGTTGAGGGCGAAGATAAGTGAATTAGAGAATCAGTTACGTGAATTGAAGGCCGATAAACTTGAAAACGATAGGGATGCAAAGCTGTCACAGGCAGTTGAGGCTCTCAGACGTCTTTTTCCAGGTGTTCATGGTCGTATGACTGAGCTTTGCAGGCCAACACAGAAGAAATATAATCTTGCTGTTACTGTTGCTATGGGCAGATTCATGGATGCTATTGTTGTTGATAATGAGCAGACAGGAAAAGAATGTATCAAG TATCTGAAAGACCAAAGGCTTCCTCCTTTGACATTTATACCCCTTCACTCAGTCAGAGTGAAGCCAGTCATTGAGAAGCTGCGTACTTTAGGAGGAACGGCAAAGCTTATATTTGATGTGATCCA GTTTGACCCGATATTGGATAAGGCTATCTTATTTGCTGTTGGCAATACTCTAGTCTGTGATGATCTTGACGAGGCTAAGCATCTGAGCTGGACCGGAGAGAGATTTAAAG TTGTGACGGTTGATGGAATTTTATTGACTAAGGCTGGTACCATGACTGGTGGTACAAGTGGAGGAATGGAGGCAAGGTCACATAAATGGGATGATAAGAAGATAGAAG gtttaaaaaagaaaaaagaagggCTTGAGGCAGAATTGCAAGAGCTCGGGTCAATAAGAGAGCTGCAGTTAAAGGAGTCTGAAGCATCCGGGAAGATTAGCGGGCTTGAGAAAAAGATTCAGTATGCAGAGATTGAGAAG AAAAATATGGAGGAGAAACTTTCGAAACTGGCGATGGAATACAGTGCCATAAAAAACGAAATTGGTTATATTGAACCTCAATTACTTACG ATAAAAGATAATGTAATGTCAAGAGAACGTAAAATATTATCACTGGAGAAAAGGATCAACGAAATCATTGACAAGATTTACAAGAGATTCAGCGAGTCTGTGGGAGTGGATAATATTCGTGAGTATGAAGAAAACCTGCTTGCAGCTGCCCAAGAGTTGGCTGATGAAAGACTTAGCTTGAGTAATCAGATGTCTAAGTTGAAATACCA GCTGGAATATGAGAAAAAGAGGGACATGGGAGCTCGTATTGCTAAGCTGGAATCATCACAGATTGAACTGAAAAACGCTTTGGCTGAAGTTGATGAGAGAGAAAAAGAACTTAAATCGACTATAGAAACAGCTACGGAGGAGATTGATACAATGAGGGAAGAAGTACAAG AGTGGAAGTCACAGTTAGAAGCGTGTGAAAAGGAGATAAAAGAATGGAAATTAAAGATCTCTGCTGCTACAACAAACATAACCAAACACAAAAACAAGATTGATACtaag GAGAATCTAATCACACAATTAAATTCAAAGAAGCAAGATATTCTGGAGAAGTGTGAACTAGAACAAATCAGCCTTCCAACTGTAGCTGATGCGATGGATGTCGATTCAGCATCAGGTCCAGTGTATGATTTCGATCAACTGAATAGATCACTTAGGCATAACATGCGACCTGCTGAAAAGGAAAAACTCGAGGCGGAGTTTAAACAGAAAATCGGAAGCTTAATTTCGGAAATTGACAGAACTGCCCCCAACTTAAAAGCTCTAGATCAGTATGCTGCTTTACAGGAGAAAGAGAGAGAAGCAAGCAAAGAGTTTGAAGAGGCTAGGGAAGAAGAGAATCAAATACGTAAACAGTTTGAAGCTGTGAGGGCTAGAAG GCTGACATGTTTCATGGATGCATTCAATCATATCTCCGGTAATATCGACAAAATCTACAAGGAACTCACGACAAGCCAAACACATCCACTCGGTGGGACTGCATATTTAAACTTGGAAAACATTGATGAACCGTTTTTACATGGAATCAAGTACTCTACTATGCCCCCTACAAAGCGTTTTCGTGATATGGAACTTTTATCGGGAGGGGAGAAAACCGTTGCAGCCCTTGCTTTACTTTTCTCCATCCACAG TTACAAGCCGTCTCCGTTTTTTATACTGGATGAGGTGGATGCAGCGCTGGACAACCTTAATGTTGCTAAGGTTGCTAGGTTTATTAGATCGAAATCATGCGGTGGTGGTGGTCAGGATGTTCTAGAAGGAAATGCTTTTCAGAGTATTGTGATTTCACTCAAGGATACCTTTTATGACAAGGCTGAAGCGCTGGTTGGGGTTTACAGGGACTCTGAAAAAAG CTGTTCAAGAACTTTGACATTTGACCTAAATCAGTTTCGGGAGGCTTGA